In the Carboxydothermus hydrogenoformans Z-2901 genome, one interval contains:
- the trpA gene encoding tryptophan synthase subunit alpha has product MSRIGQVFAEKRSRGEKALIAYTMGGDPNLTFSLEIIKTLAAAGADLIEVGLPFSDPLADGPVIQRAGQRALAAGSGPEEVLALIAAARQELSLPLVIMSYLNPILQIGVDEFLRRAAGAGADGLIIPDLPVEEGEEIRVSAAGYGLDLIPLVAPTTGQKRLEKIVGQASGFIYCVSVTGVTGARDSLPAEVISLLQNVKKLTELPVCLGFGIGKPEQIAYIKDYCDGVIVGSALVEIIENYVQNRMEKDKVLELIATKVQTLKSVS; this is encoded by the coding sequence GTGAGTAGGATTGGTCAAGTATTTGCGGAAAAACGGAGTCGAGGGGAAAAAGCCCTTATTGCCTATACGATGGGAGGAGACCCAAATCTTACTTTTTCTCTGGAAATTATCAAAACCCTGGCGGCGGCTGGAGCCGACCTTATTGAAGTGGGCTTACCTTTTTCTGACCCTTTAGCCGATGGACCGGTGATTCAGAGAGCCGGGCAGCGGGCTCTGGCTGCCGGTAGCGGTCCGGAAGAAGTACTGGCACTGATAGCGGCTGCCCGCCAGGAGCTATCTTTGCCGCTGGTCATTATGTCCTACCTCAATCCGATTCTCCAAATAGGTGTAGACGAGTTTTTGCGGCGGGCAGCGGGGGCTGGAGCTGATGGTCTGATAATTCCCGACCTTCCGGTGGAAGAAGGAGAAGAAATAAGGGTGTCGGCCGCGGGATACGGCCTTGACTTAATTCCTTTGGTTGCTCCCACAACCGGGCAAAAGCGGCTTGAAAAGATTGTGGGTCAAGCTTCAGGATTTATTTATTGTGTGTCTGTAACCGGGGTCACGGGGGCACGGGATAGTTTGCCAGCAGAGGTTATATCTTTATTGCAAAACGTAAAAAAGTTAACCGAGTTACCCGTTTGTTTAGGATTTGGGATTGGGAAACCAGAGCAGATAGCATACATTAAAGATTACTGCGATGGTGTAATTGTGGGAAGTGCATTAGTAGAGATTATTGAAAACTATGTTCAAAATAGGATGGAGAAAGATAAGGTTTTAGAATTAATAGCCACAAAAGTACAAACATTAAAATCAGTTTCATAA
- the trpB gene encoding tryptophan synthase subunit beta, whose protein sequence is MSLKNYKLPDARGYFGPYGGQFVPETLMAALEELIEAYEEVKNDRSFQAELTFYLQHYAGRPTPLYFAESLSRYVGGAKIYLKREDLAHTGAHKINNTIGQVLLARRMGKKKVVAETGAGQHGVATATAAAKFGLECTIFMGAEDVRRQELNVYRMRLLGAQVESVTSGSRTLKDAMNEAIRYWVTHVRDTYYVLGSVGGPHPYPTIVRDFQKVIGEETKAQILAQEGRLPDLIVACVGGGSNAIGMFYPFLEEDVRLVGVEAAGLGLESGRHAATLSRGKVGVLHGAKSYVLQDDRGQIVEAHSISAGLDYPGVGPEHAYLKDIGRVEYTAVTDEEALEAFKLLAKTEGILPALESAHAVAKGVELARELESEKIVVINLSGRGDKDVYTVARELGVTLGE, encoded by the coding sequence ATGAGTTTAAAAAACTATAAATTGCCAGATGCACGAGGGTATTTTGGCCCCTACGGTGGGCAGTTTGTACCAGAAACTTTAATGGCAGCTTTAGAAGAGCTGATAGAGGCTTACGAGGAAGTTAAAAATGATCGTTCATTTCAAGCTGAATTAACCTTTTATTTGCAACATTATGCCGGACGTCCTACGCCTCTTTATTTTGCTGAGAGCCTGTCCCGGTATGTAGGAGGGGCAAAGATTTATCTAAAACGGGAAGACCTTGCCCATACCGGTGCCCACAAAATTAACAATACCATAGGGCAGGTTCTGCTGGCGCGGCGCATGGGCAAAAAAAAGGTAGTGGCGGAAACCGGGGCCGGCCAGCATGGAGTAGCTACCGCTACGGCGGCGGCAAAGTTTGGATTGGAGTGTACTATTTTTATGGGGGCAGAGGATGTCCGCCGGCAGGAATTGAATGTGTACCGCATGCGCCTTTTAGGTGCGCAAGTGGAAAGTGTAACTTCCGGTAGTCGTACTCTTAAAGATGCTATGAATGAGGCCATTCGCTACTGGGTTACTCATGTTCGGGATACTTACTATGTCCTTGGTTCGGTTGGCGGACCACATCCCTATCCCACGATTGTTCGGGATTTTCAAAAGGTGATCGGGGAGGAAACCAAAGCGCAAATCTTAGCGCAGGAAGGAAGACTCCCTGACTTAATTGTAGCGTGTGTTGGTGGGGGAAGTAATGCTATAGGGATGTTTTATCCTTTTCTTGAAGAGGATGTGCGGTTAGTTGGAGTAGAAGCGGCCGGATTAGGGCTGGAAAGCGGGCGGCATGCTGCTACCTTAAGCCGGGGTAAGGTGGGAGTTTTACACGGAGCTAAATCTTATGTTTTACAGGATGATCGAGGCCAAATTGTAGAGGCTCATTCCATTTCGGCAGGATTGGACTACCCCGGGGTAGGACCGGAACATGCGTACCTTAAAGATATTGGTAGAGTGGAGTATACAGCAGTTACCGATGAAGAAGCTTTAGAAGCATTCAAACTTCTGGCGAAAACGGAGGGTATTCTGCCGGCTCTGGAAAGCGCCCATGCTGTGGCCAAGGGAGTGGAGCTTGCCCGGGAGCTTGAGTCAGAAAAAATAGTAGTAATCAACCTTTCCGGCCGTGGTGATAAGGATGTCTACACCGTGGCCCGCGAATTGGGGGTGACCCTTGGTGAGTAG
- a CDS encoding phosphoribosylanthranilate isomerase, translated as MRVRVKICGIKDKETALKASLAGADAIGFVFANSPRQVKPEVVREITEILPPFVATVGVVANMDVEDVAQIAVSCNLDVVQLHGGESPEYCGKLKEKIRAKIIKSIPVPIETDTEELKRQIAIYEKYVHAFLFDTSSGNTFGGSGKTFNWQILQGLKIEKPWFLAGGLNPENVGKALQQVKPYGVDVSSGVEKAPGIKDYIRIEAFIQAVRRSENEFKKL; from the coding sequence ATGAGGGTAAGGGTAAAAATTTGCGGGATTAAAGATAAGGAAACTGCCCTGAAAGCTTCCCTGGCTGGAGCTGACGCCATAGGTTTTGTCTTCGCTAATAGTCCGCGGCAGGTTAAGCCAGAAGTAGTCAGGGAAATAACGGAAATTCTCCCCCCCTTTGTTGCCACCGTAGGAGTTGTGGCTAATATGGATGTGGAGGATGTGGCTCAAATAGCAGTGTCCTGCAATTTAGATGTTGTTCAGCTTCACGGTGGCGAAAGTCCTGAATATTGCGGTAAGCTTAAGGAGAAAATTCGCGCGAAAATTATTAAAAGTATCCCTGTACCGATAGAAACTGATACCGAAGAACTTAAGAGGCAAATAGCAATTTACGAAAAGTATGTTCACGCTTTTCTTTTTGATACGTCTTCCGGCAATACATTTGGTGGTAGCGGGAAAACCTTTAACTGGCAAATTCTTCAGGGGCTGAAGATAGAAAAGCCCTGGTTTTTAGCCGGAGGCCTAAATCCTGAAAATGTTGGGAAAGCCTTACAGCAGGTCAAACCTTATGGTGTTGATGTTTCCAGCGGGGTGGAAAAAGCCCCGGGAATCAAGGATTATATCCGGATAGAAGCATTTATCCAAGCGGTCAGGAGGTCGGAAAATGAGTTTAAAAAACTATAA
- the trpC gene encoding indole-3-glycerol phosphate synthase TrpC codes for MFLEKIVQVRREKVRQAKNKIPFWEMRKMAEEQVSHRLPLSLRQALLRENAKGKVGVIAEIKKASPSKGVLREQLDPEEVAQVYAKSGAAAISVLTEEDYFLGSPEYLKAVRAVVSLPILRKDFILDPYQIYEAKVLGADAVLLITSLLASVELKEMIKITEGLGMEALVEAHSLEEVEKALTAGARLIGINNRDLRTFATNIDVSLKLAPVLKEAGVVMVSESGIRSKEDIKALMTAGYHGILIGEALVRAPDPGKALEVLLA; via the coding sequence ATGTTCCTCGAAAAAATTGTCCAGGTTCGTCGGGAAAAGGTTAGACAGGCCAAAAATAAAATTCCTTTTTGGGAAATGCGAAAGATGGCGGAAGAACAGGTCAGCCACCGTTTGCCCCTTTCCCTCCGTCAAGCTTTACTTAGAGAAAATGCAAAAGGGAAGGTGGGAGTAATTGCCGAGATTAAAAAGGCGTCTCCTTCCAAAGGTGTGTTACGGGAGCAGCTTGATCCGGAAGAAGTAGCTCAGGTATACGCTAAAAGTGGGGCGGCAGCGATTTCAGTTTTAACGGAGGAGGATTATTTCTTGGGGTCACCGGAGTATCTTAAGGCTGTGAGGGCGGTAGTTTCGTTGCCCATTTTACGAAAAGATTTTATTTTGGACCCCTACCAAATTTATGAAGCTAAGGTACTGGGTGCAGATGCCGTTCTTCTTATAACTTCTCTTTTGGCGTCAGTAGAATTAAAGGAAATGATTAAAATAACCGAAGGCCTTGGCATGGAGGCGTTGGTTGAGGCTCACAGTTTAGAGGAAGTCGAGAAAGCTTTAACAGCAGGAGCAAGGCTAATTGGCATAAACAACCGCGACTTACGTACCTTTGCCACTAACATTGATGTTTCGTTAAAACTGGCCCCCGTTCTAAAAGAGGCGGGAGTAGTGATGGTAAGTGAAAGCGGTATTCGAAGCAAAGAGGATATCAAGGCTTTAATGACTGCAGGTTATCACGGAATTCTCATCGGTGAAGCTTTAGTGCGGGCTCCAGATCCCGGGAAAGCATTGGAGGTGTTGCTGGCATGA
- the trpD gene encoding anthranilate phosphoribosyltransferase, with amino-acid sequence MVREVLERLMRGENLNFSEALATMNELMEGKYTEAQVAAFLVALKMKGETEEEISAFALALREKARRVITQTEGLVDTCGTGGDGRQTFNISTAAAFVVAGAGIPVAKHGNRSVSSRSGSADVLEALGVNIDLDAKGTARCVDEIGIGFLFAPNLHPAMRHVAKTRREIGVRTVFNILGPLANPANIVGQVLGVFTPELQETLAKVLNNLGVERAFVVHGHGGLDEVSLTGPTRVFELNRGKIDSYLFDPLSYGFSYCSLRDLQGGDAFENARLLQEILDGKPGPLRDVVLLNAAFGIMAGGVNDFREALVMARESIDKGLAAEKLEKLRRLSHEIKEAG; translated from the coding sequence TTGGTGAGAGAAGTATTAGAGAGATTGATGAGAGGAGAAAACTTAAATTTTTCTGAAGCACTGGCCACAATGAACGAACTCATGGAGGGAAAGTATACCGAGGCGCAGGTGGCGGCATTTTTGGTGGCGTTAAAAATGAAAGGGGAAACGGAAGAAGAAATTTCCGCTTTTGCGCTGGCGCTGCGGGAAAAAGCAAGACGGGTAATTACTCAAACTGAAGGATTGGTGGATACCTGTGGAACCGGTGGAGACGGTCGGCAAACTTTCAATATCTCTACTGCAGCTGCTTTTGTCGTTGCCGGTGCCGGTATACCTGTGGCAAAACACGGAAACCGAAGCGTTTCCAGTCGTTCCGGTAGTGCCGATGTTTTAGAAGCTCTGGGGGTGAACATTGATTTAGATGCTAAAGGCACGGCCCGCTGTGTTGATGAAATAGGTATTGGTTTTCTTTTTGCTCCAAATTTGCACCCAGCTATGCGGCATGTGGCTAAAACTCGGCGGGAGATAGGGGTACGGACCGTCTTTAATATTTTGGGACCTTTAGCAAACCCGGCAAATATTGTGGGCCAGGTATTAGGGGTTTTTACTCCTGAGCTGCAGGAAACCCTGGCGAAAGTTTTAAATAATTTGGGGGTGGAACGAGCTTTTGTAGTTCACGGACACGGAGGACTGGATGAGGTTTCGCTAACTGGTCCTACCCGGGTTTTTGAATTAAACCGGGGTAAAATAGATAGTTACCTTTTTGATCCGCTTTCTTACGGTTTTTCTTACTGCAGTTTAAGAGATTTACAAGGGGGAGATGCTTTCGAAAATGCCCGGTTATTGCAGGAAATTTTAGATGGGAAACCGGGACCATTGAGGGATGTAGTACTTTTAAATGCTGCTTTTGGCATAATGGCCGGGGGTGTAAATGATTTTCGGGAAGCGCTTGTAATGGCCCGGGAAAGTATTGATAAGGGGTTGGCAGCAGAGAAGCTGGAAAAATTGCGCCGTCTAAGTCATGAAATAAAGGAGGCGGGGTGA
- a CDS encoding anthranilate synthase component II, whose amino-acid sequence MILLIDNYDSFTYNLVQYLGELGHRVVVRRNDRITLSEIREMKPTHIIISPGPCTPNEAGISLDVVRFFAGKIPILGVCLGHQVIGQAFGGKVIQDKIPVHGKTSLIYHDGQGIYKGLPNPFRATRYHSLVVEKEGLPQELIITATTAEGTIMGIRHRTWAIEGVQFHPESIMTEYGKELLLNFLEYQA is encoded by the coding sequence GTGATTTTACTGATAGATAATTACGATTCTTTTACCTACAACTTGGTGCAATATTTGGGTGAATTAGGGCACCGGGTAGTGGTCCGGCGTAATGATCGCATAACCCTTTCGGAGATTAGAGAGATGAAGCCAACCCATATCATTATTTCTCCCGGGCCGTGTACTCCTAATGAAGCGGGGATTTCGTTGGATGTAGTACGCTTTTTTGCCGGGAAAATACCAATTTTAGGAGTTTGTCTGGGGCACCAGGTGATAGGTCAGGCCTTTGGTGGAAAGGTTATCCAGGATAAAATTCCGGTGCATGGGAAAACTTCTCTAATATACCATGATGGTCAGGGAATTTATAAAGGGTTACCAAATCCTTTTCGAGCTACGCGTTATCATTCCCTGGTCGTAGAAAAAGAGGGGTTACCCCAGGAACTTATAATAACTGCAACTACTGCAGAGGGAACAATCATGGGAATCCGCCACCGGACTTGGGCAATAGAAGGGGTACAGTTTCATCCGGAATCGATAATGACCGAGTATGGTAAAGAATTATTGCTTAATTTTCTTGAGTATCAAGCTTAA
- the trpE gene encoding anthranilate synthase component I, with product MSKVYSELDLTPNWEEYCAYAKHYQVVPVMVELLADTFTPITLYQHLALDKGISFLLESAPGNEKMARFSFIGYDPFKVLTGRNLEVVSSQLFNLKGPPIAGLPFYGGAVGYFSYGLVYELENLRSCRHARDDEELFRLMFPEKVLVFDHRYHTLKIVINTLPQKEGEKTAYRRAQDSIKEIIGKLTNLTTSENWALTIKPERSICNATMTKRDFCTMVEKAKDYIKAGDIFQVVLSQRFSFPCLEAPFNIYRRLRRLNPSPYMFFLDFGELKLIGASPEMLVRLEGGIVETRPIAGTRPRTGQPEEDLRLARELLADEKERAEHLMLVDLGRNDLGKVCRPGSVKVTEFFKVEEFSHVMHLVSTVQGEVEKKFNPVDALKAVFPAGTVSGAPKIRAMEIIDELEPVPRGPYAGAVGYISFTGEMNTCITIRTLWIKDEMVYFQAGAGIVWDSDPEREYQETINKAQAMVEAITGAAEFRCNGGVNK from the coding sequence ATGAGCAAAGTTTATTCGGAGTTAGATTTAACTCCTAATTGGGAAGAGTATTGCGCTTACGCAAAACATTACCAGGTTGTGCCGGTTATGGTTGAACTTTTAGCCGACACTTTTACCCCTATTACCTTATATCAACATTTGGCACTGGATAAAGGAATTTCCTTTTTACTGGAAAGTGCACCGGGGAATGAAAAAATGGCCCGTTTTTCCTTTATTGGTTATGATCCGTTTAAAGTGTTAACCGGTCGCAATCTGGAGGTTGTTTCGTCACAGCTTTTTAACTTAAAAGGACCGCCTATAGCCGGGTTACCTTTTTACGGAGGAGCTGTAGGGTATTTTAGTTACGGCCTTGTATATGAACTGGAAAATTTGCGGAGTTGCCGACATGCCCGGGATGATGAAGAGCTTTTTCGTTTAATGTTTCCGGAGAAAGTTTTGGTATTTGACCACCGTTATCATACCCTGAAAATCGTGATAAATACCCTTCCTCAAAAAGAAGGTGAAAAAACCGCATACCGGCGGGCACAGGATTCAATTAAAGAGATAATCGGTAAGTTAACTAATCTAACAACTTCTGAAAATTGGGCATTAACTATTAAGCCAGAACGAAGTATTTGTAATGCGACTATGACTAAAAGGGATTTTTGCACGATGGTGGAAAAGGCCAAGGATTATATTAAAGCGGGAGATATTTTTCAGGTAGTTTTATCCCAGCGTTTTTCCTTCCCTTGCCTGGAAGCGCCTTTTAATATTTACCGGCGTTTGCGGCGGCTTAACCCTTCTCCCTACATGTTTTTCTTGGATTTTGGCGAGCTCAAACTTATAGGGGCTTCACCGGAAATGCTGGTGCGGCTGGAAGGGGGGATAGTAGAGACCAGGCCAATTGCCGGCACCAGACCAAGAACCGGTCAGCCGGAGGAAGATTTACGCCTTGCGCGGGAACTTCTGGCCGATGAAAAAGAACGGGCAGAACATTTGATGTTGGTAGATTTGGGACGAAACGACCTGGGCAAAGTTTGTCGACCGGGCAGCGTTAAAGTAACTGAGTTTTTTAAAGTTGAGGAGTTTTCTCACGTAATGCACCTTGTTTCCACCGTTCAAGGAGAAGTAGAAAAGAAATTTAATCCCGTTGATGCACTAAAAGCGGTGTTTCCTGCAGGAACCGTTTCCGGAGCACCTAAGATTAGGGCAATGGAAATTATTGATGAGTTAGAACCGGTACCTCGAGGGCCTTATGCGGGAGCGGTAGGATATATAAGCTTTACAGGGGAAATGAATACGTGCATTACCATTCGAACCCTCTGGATAAAAGATGAAATGGTTTATTTTCAAGCCGGGGCCGGGATTGTTTGGGATTCGGATCCCGAGCGAGAATACCAAGAAACAATAAATAAGGCCCAGGCAATGGTGGAAGCGATAACGGGTGCAGCTGAATTTCGTTGTAACGGGGGGGTTAATAAGTGA
- the aroF gene encoding 3-deoxy-7-phosphoheptulonate synthase, whose translation MDLKIWEDLLKSNRFLVFAGPCAVENLEQIIETAKIVKDSGAVGLRGGAFKPRTRPESFQGLGEEALKYLALAKAETGLLVVTEVIDEDSLNKALPVADILQVGSRNMQNYALLKLLAKVDKPVLLKRGLAATLEEWLGAVAYLEKGGNRKIILCERGIRTFETMTRNTLDISAVPLLKKLTPYPVIVDPSHAAGRRDIIPSLAKAAVAAGADGLLIEIHPEPERALSDGQQSLNFQEYEQLINELKPWVHVAGKRL comes from the coding sequence GTGGATTTAAAGATTTGGGAAGATTTACTGAAAAGTAATCGGTTTTTAGTTTTTGCCGGTCCTTGTGCTGTGGAAAATTTAGAGCAAATAATAGAGACGGCAAAAATTGTTAAGGACAGTGGAGCTGTTGGTTTAAGGGGAGGAGCTTTTAAGCCGAGAACCCGGCCAGAAAGTTTTCAGGGGTTAGGCGAGGAGGCTTTGAAATATTTGGCATTAGCCAAAGCCGAAACAGGACTTTTAGTGGTAACGGAAGTTATAGATGAAGATTCTCTTAATAAAGCTTTACCTGTAGCCGACATCTTACAGGTAGGCAGTCGAAATATGCAAAATTATGCTTTGTTAAAACTTTTAGCAAAAGTTGATAAACCGGTACTTTTAAAAAGAGGTTTAGCTGCTACCCTGGAAGAATGGTTGGGAGCGGTTGCGTATCTTGAAAAAGGAGGTAACAGAAAAATAATTCTATGTGAAAGAGGTATTAGAACTTTTGAAACGATGACGCGAAATACGCTTGACATCAGTGCGGTTCCGTTACTAAAAAAGCTAACTCCTTATCCGGTAATTGTTGATCCCAGCCATGCTGCCGGGCGCAGGGATATTATACCGTCGTTAGCTAAAGCAGCGGTTGCGGCGGGAGCGGATGGGCTCTTAATAGAGATTCATCCGGAGCCAGAAAGAGCGTTAAGTGATGGTCAGCAGTCTTTAAATTTTCAGGAATACGAACAGTTGATAAACGAATTAAAGCCATGGGTGCATGTAGCGGGAAAAAGGTTATAA
- the ytxC gene encoding putative sporulation protein YtxC: protein MNQIIIATSRYGEEIEALLKIGLAEQIKNGLLNLDKYQAGKYKFLALNIIKTNLLSSTNDCFLTKVSSILAKIYVDFWEKDLISKIAAFEYPYFKREELERIKNNAVKILTMDREREIGKKIYEFLLENSLINLDGFILFRLQKEVSEIYHSLDLAVEEQILEKEYQEFIKVVKCFLEIQPVKVRMVQVFWVNGYLVLVDEHQRKVEDKFIENLLTQRQRLFLEDILISALISLAPEKIIIHRHDDSINFDLKPIKDIFEERVEICTKCEGYREG from the coding sequence ATGAACCAAATTATAATTGCTACAAGTCGTTATGGTGAGGAAATAGAAGCGCTCCTAAAGATTGGATTAGCCGAGCAAATCAAAAATGGTTTATTAAACTTGGACAAATATCAAGCCGGGAAGTATAAATTCCTGGCTTTAAATATTATTAAGACAAATTTATTATCTTCTACAAACGACTGTTTTTTGACAAAAGTGAGCTCGATTTTGGCAAAGATTTATGTTGATTTTTGGGAGAAAGATTTAATTTCAAAAATTGCCGCCTTTGAATATCCTTACTTTAAAAGGGAGGAGTTAGAAAGAATAAAAAATAACGCTGTAAAAATATTAACAATGGACCGCGAGAGAGAAATCGGAAAAAAGATTTATGAGTTTTTGCTGGAAAATTCCCTGATTAATCTTGATGGCTTTATTCTTTTTCGTTTGCAAAAAGAGGTAAGTGAAATTTATCATTCCCTTGACCTGGCGGTGGAAGAACAAATTTTGGAAAAAGAATATCAGGAGTTTATAAAGGTAGTAAAGTGTTTTCTTGAAATTCAGCCGGTTAAAGTAAGAATGGTTCAGGTTTTTTGGGTCAATGGATATTTAGTATTAGTCGATGAACACCAAAGGAAAGTTGAGGACAAGTTTATTGAAAATTTATTAACCCAAAGACAGAGGTTATTTCTTGAAGATATCTTAATTAGCGCATTAATATCTTTAGCTCCAGAAAAAATTATTATTCACCGGCATGATGACTCGATAAATTTTGATCTTAAACCAATTAAAGATATTTTTGAGGAGAGGGTTGAGATATGTACAAAATGTGAGGGTTACCGGGAAGGGTAA
- the pdaB gene encoding polysaccharide deacetylase family sporulation protein PdaB: MKVFFFNYKNLWQYTLILIFAILIGLVFYHYLTEPVIKPQIIDFYPVYKVETSKKVVALTFDLSWGTKTYKPILNTLKKENIKATFFLSGPWAKQHPEIVREIVKDGHEIGSHGHRHVNYTGLSPEEIKKEVVLAHEAIKEASNKTPTIIRLPNGDYNKTVIKTLREIGYTAIQWSVDSLDWKNPGEEIILKRVLDSIHPGAIILMHASDTCKQTGQVLPEIIKELKKQGYTFITISRLLTLGPAAIQ, from the coding sequence ATGAAAGTTTTTTTCTTTAATTACAAAAACCTCTGGCAATATACCCTTATCCTCATTTTTGCCATCTTAATTGGATTGGTATTTTACCATTATTTAACCGAACCGGTAATAAAACCGCAAATTATCGATTTTTACCCGGTATACAAAGTGGAAACCAGTAAAAAAGTTGTAGCCCTAACCTTTGATTTGAGCTGGGGAACAAAAACTTATAAACCAATTCTCAATACTCTAAAAAAAGAAAATATTAAAGCAACCTTTTTTCTTTCCGGCCCCTGGGCCAAACAACATCCGGAAATAGTTCGGGAAATTGTCAAGGACGGCCATGAAATCGGTAGCCACGGACACCGTCATGTAAATTACACCGGGTTAAGTCCCGAGGAGATTAAAAAAGAAGTGGTCCTGGCTCATGAAGCCATAAAAGAAGCAAGTAATAAGACTCCAACAATCATCCGCCTACCTAACGGAGATTATAACAAAACTGTTATCAAAACCTTAAGAGAAATAGGTTATACTGCCATTCAATGGAGCGTAGATTCTTTAGATTGGAAAAATCCCGGAGAAGAGATAATTTTAAAACGCGTTTTAGACAGTATTCACCCCGGAGCTATAATTTTAATGCATGCCAGTGATACCTGTAAACAAACCGGTCAGGTATTGCCAGAAATTATAAAAGAATTAAAAAAACAAGGCTATACTTTCATTACCATTTCCCGGTTGCTCACCCTTGGTCCCGCTGCAATTCAGTAA
- a CDS encoding MATE family efflux transporter yields MYFEIIKVALPAVLEMILHMVVGIVDTAMVGRLGATAVAGVSLGAQIIFSTFFVFAAIGTGGGALAAQALGAKKKEEVKKFFSYSLLLAFFAGFLLFFLPYIVEIILPALKIDKNVALVTISYLKTIGKFAVFALLVFVGNGLLRAIGQTRVPLYTAVVINCLNIFLDYVLIFGKLGFPKLGPGGAALASGISLTLGSIIALGYIGLIEKKLSLKFQWLEIRVYLKKIIQISIPAALEEGSFSLGRVVVSFILVKLGAVSFAANEIAIYIESLAYMPGYGLAIAAYSFAARFYGEGNYQKAKSYIEKTLNLTILGMGLMGIIFFFLPQQLGLLFTKDVDVLEKIKVCLKIGAFEQIPTGIEMVLGSVYRGVGNTKIPFYLTTAGMWLFRLPLFWYLFVLNKYDVSYAWMVSVLQWSILMSIYLYLFQKGHWWSVTELQRDQG; encoded by the coding sequence GTGTATTTTGAGATTATTAAAGTAGCTTTACCAGCGGTTCTGGAAATGATTTTACACATGGTTGTAGGTATAGTTGATACAGCGATGGTTGGAAGGCTTGGGGCAACTGCAGTAGCAGGTGTTAGTCTTGGCGCGCAGATAATTTTTAGTACATTTTTTGTCTTTGCAGCAATTGGTACCGGTGGTGGAGCTTTGGCTGCTCAGGCATTGGGGGCAAAAAAAAAGGAAGAGGTAAAAAAGTTTTTTTCTTACTCGTTGCTTTTGGCTTTTTTTGCCGGGTTTTTGTTATTTTTCTTACCGTACATAGTAGAGATAATCTTGCCTGCCCTTAAAATCGATAAAAATGTTGCCCTGGTAACTATAAGTTATTTAAAAACAATAGGAAAGTTTGCTGTTTTTGCTCTTCTGGTTTTTGTTGGAAATGGTTTACTGCGGGCTATAGGCCAAACCAGGGTTCCCCTTTATACAGCTGTTGTTATTAATTGTTTAAATATTTTTTTAGATTATGTTTTAATATTTGGAAAGCTTGGTTTCCCGAAACTGGGGCCGGGAGGAGCTGCATTAGCTTCTGGAATTTCTCTAACTTTGGGGTCGATTATCGCTTTGGGTTACATTGGATTAATTGAAAAAAAATTAAGTTTAAAATTTCAATGGCTTGAAATAAGAGTATATTTAAAGAAGATTATACAAATTAGTATTCCTGCGGCTTTAGAAGAAGGCAGTTTTTCGTTAGGGCGGGTGGTGGTAAGTTTTATTCTGGTTAAGCTTGGAGCAGTTAGTTTTGCGGCAAACGAGATTGCCATTTACATTGAGTCCCTTGCTTATATGCCCGGTTACGGCCTGGCAATTGCTGCCTATTCTTTTGCTGCGAGATTTTACGGTGAAGGGAATTATCAAAAGGCAAAAAGCTACATTGAAAAAACGCTAAATTTAACAATTTTGGGGATGGGTTTAATGGGAATAATCTTTTTTTTCCTTCCCCAGCAATTGGGGTTGTTGTTTACCAAAGACGTTGATGTGCTTGAAAAAATAAAAGTATGCCTTAAGATTGGTGCTTTTGAACAGATTCCTACCGGAATTGAAATGGTGCTTGGGTCGGTGTATCGGGGAGTTGGTAACACAAAAATACCTTTTTACCTTACCACCGCGGGGATGTGGCTTTTTAGACTTCCGTTATTTTGGTATTTGTTCGTTTTAAATAAATACGATGTTTCCTATGCCTGGATGGTTAGCGTGCTTCAATGGAGCATCTTGATGTCAATCTATCTTTACCTTTTTCAGAAAGGCCATTGGTGGTCGGTTACTGAATTGCAGCGGGACCAAGGGTGA